A region from the Cydia amplana chromosome 7, ilCydAmpl1.1, whole genome shotgun sequence genome encodes:
- the LOC134649836 gene encoding uncharacterized protein LOC134649836, which translates to MDTGTVRIFAIFLAVVLPSFAEILTDQPDCQDFKSCNSCLSKGSCVWCVNKAICTTDSCGNDNIIYPSHIRALMAGSQFCPRVVTPENKLIVQSGKEERIVVRITQIYMYMAFTPWKCRISQDGKETIINATLVADEVFCEPVVLYSYSRPYADAGVSVLWEHSKAFDGALPLIICRCDMDPNCPACKKQL; encoded by the coding sequence ATGGATACTGGGACCGTAAGGATTTTCGCGATATTCCTGGCTGTAGTACTGCCTAGCTTCGCCGAAATATTAACAGATCAACCCGACTGTCAAGATTTTAAATCCTGTAATTCATGTCTATCAAAAGGATCGTGTGTGTGGTGTGTTAATAAGGCCATATGTACTACGGATTCATGTGGGAACGATAATATTATATATCCATCCCACATCAGAGCCCTCATGGCGGGCTCACAGTTCTGCCCCAGAGTTGTGACGCCAGAAAACAAATTGATCGTTCAAAGTGGGAAAGAAGAAAGGATAGTTGTGAGAATAACGCAAATTTATATGTACATGGCGTTTACCCCATGGAAGTGCAGGATTTCTCAGGATGGGAAAGAAACGATTATAAATGCGACGCTTGTTGCTGATGAAGTGTTCTGCGAGCCTGTGGTTTTGTACAGTTATTCCCGCCCATATGCAGATGCTGGTGTGTCCGTTTTATGGGAACATAGCAAGGCGTTTGATGGGGCTCTACCGTTAATAATATGCCGATGCGATATGGATCCTAACTGTCCGGCATGTAAGAAGCAActttaa
- the LOC134649752 gene encoding uncharacterized protein LOC134649752, whose amino-acid sequence MTDKQKQLLAVLEDSATVLRKTQVNLKKCPKERLTKGYIESRLKMIDEYWATFNHSHQELVKATPTEQRGVLPYFLNEEFFVYEDLYNVLRGDLMDRIASLTQETLMETSVANSSYAIAGTQNNFVRLPRIELPTFSGSYEEWPAFKDLFMSLVHNNKMLSDVQRLHYLKTSVTAEASSLLRHIQITSDNYSQAWLILKTRYGNKRLILNNNLKKLVNQRKMNTQSAAQLKILLDTTSECLHNIQNLNVSVDSWDPLVIFLLVQKLDPETHKDWEEHAYKSDSEPLPKWNDFKEFLEAKFRTLELLTNNTKEVKSNKERSTCHAATPTFENRSCVMCKESHTLCHCKEFTKMEPTERSEYVKNNNLCYNCLVPGHSASKCRVPVSCRICHRRHHSLLHQLKQTEPVAPTSPSQPLASSLHVVEDIEEVQANTVIALHLNTRHNSALLATAVVEARSNQGHIIPLRALIDQGSEESFISEKAAQLLKLDRQHVRGSITGLGSMRAEINHACELQIKSQWDKTFVLPVKAYVMSKQLTRKLPKKHIVQQPWPHLQGLQLADPNYNNSGPIDLLLGVRVYARILQAELVKGPPGTPCAQKTDLGWILFGESDSTSQEDSYLVMHHQVDIEDTLKSLWEIETDTKRKYTKEEQLCEEIYEKTVTRNQEGRYIVKLPFKTENPKVLDGNTKEIATKRFMQLERRFKRSPNLKTEYIKGINDYLEEGHLEEVPEKEKEDKSVYLPQHAVIRDDKETTRTRIVFDGSCKGSNNVSLNDELMIGPQLQDDLRNLLMRWRLKRICFVADVQKMYRQILVTKEDANYQRILWRQDESEELKEYRMLRVTFGTAPAPYLAVKTLQKIATDEEEKQLGKQTNKYSEVAIKTIKEDFYMDDMLSGAATAEEAIAIAKEVTRILKQGGFQLMKWSSNNIEFMKSIDEDKRSANAQIELNLDGTIKALGIAWNLGADQFQYNLSLSPMPKTITKRGILSDVQKLFDPLGWIAPSTVMAKMLMQRLWLEKVSWDECVSPELEEEWKQIRDDFENVKDIKMDRWLGTTDSEEEKIQIHGFSDASMRAYAAVVYIRVESENKITTKIIAARTRIAPLKTISLPRLELCGALLLSKLMKQIGQAMRIPTTNMFAWTDSSIVIAWLCGEPNRWKPFVANRVVEIVENLNNKHWYHVQSKDNPADIASRGMKLTTLKNCDLWWHGPSWLSEKEINISKQEDFTTDEEIKVQKIQTYLNIEDLERQEKALSTQFGDFDNLTELLKGIVYCLRFLNCKKDPDGIDKDITTMELQNAMNICIKKVQQEEYQQRPKWLKKEKEFKIGDLVLIKTDNLPPGKWSLGRIVDKHPAEDGFTRVYSVKSGSAIVKRSISKLCALPVDTETL is encoded by the coding sequence ATGactgacaaacaaaaacaattactCGCTGTGCTTGAGGATAGTGCTACAGTGCTTCGGAAAACACAAGTTAACCTAAAGAAATGCCCTAAAGAGAGATTAACCAAGGGTTACATCGAGTCTCGGCTTAAAATGATTGACGAATACTGGGCTACGTTTAACCACAGTCACCAAGAGTTGGTCAAGGCTACACCTACGGAACAAAGGGGTGTTTTACCATACTTTTTAAACGAAGAATTCTTTGTTTACGAAGATTTGTACAACGTACTCAGAGGAGATTTGATGGACCGAATTGCAAGTTTAACGCAAGAAACTTTGATGGAAACTTCTGTTGCTAACTCCAGCTATGCTATAGCAGGAACACAAAACAACTTCGTACGTCTGCCGCGGATCGAGTTACCTACTTTTAGTGGAAGCTACGAAGAGTGGCCCGCGTTCAAGGATTTATTCATGTCACTCGTGCATAACAACAAGATGTTAAGTGACGTACAAAGGCTACATTATTTGAAGACAAGTGTTACTGCTGAAGCGTCGTCGTTACTGAGGCACATTCAAATTACGTCTGATAATTATTCACAGGCATGGCTCATCCTGAAAACAAGGTATGGCAACAAACGATTAATTTTGAACAATAATTTGAAGAAATTGGTTAACCAGCGTAAAATGAACACACAATCAGCTGCTCAACTGAAAATACTCCTAGATACAACGTCAGAGTGCTTACACAACATTCAAAACCTGAATGTTTCTGTTGACTCTTGGGATCCACTTGTGATATTTTTGCTCGTTCAGAAATTGGACCCAGAGACGCATAAAGACTGGGAAGAGCATGCGTATAAGAGTGACTCTGAACCCTTACCGAAGTGGAACGATTTTAAGGAGTTTCTAGAGGCCAAGTTTCGTACACTGGAACTACTTACGAATAATACAAAAGAAGTGAAGTCAAACAAGGAGCGAAGTACATGCCATGCTGCCACACCTACCTTCGAGAACAGGAGTTGTGTAATGTGTAAAGAAAGTCATACATTATGTCACTGCAAGGAGTTTACCAAGATGGAACCTACGGAGAGAAGCGAATATGTCAAGAATAACAACTTATGTTACAACTGTCTAGTACCAGGGCATTCAGCATCAAAATGTCGAGTACCTGTGTCCTGTAGAATATGTCACCGACGTCATCACTCCCTTCTACATCAACTAAAGCAGACTGAGCCTGTGGCCCCTACGAGTCCCTCACAACCACTGGCTTCATCATTACATGTTGTAGAAGACATAGAAGAAGTGCAAGCAAACACAGTGATCGCGTTACATCTCAATACTAGACATAATTCAGCACTACTAGCGACTGCTGTGGTGGAAGCAAGAAGCAATCAAGGTCACATCATTCCACTGCGCGCGCTAATAGACCAGGGTTCCGAAGAATCATTTATAAGCGAGAAAGCGGCTCAACTACTAAAGCTTGACCGACAACATGTAAGGGGAAGCATCACGGGCTTGGGTTCCATGAGAGCAGAAATCAACCACGCCTGTGAGCTACAAATAAAATCACAGTGGGATAAAACATTTGTCCTACCGGTTAAGGCTTATGTAATGTCGAAACAGCTGACCAGGAAGTTACCCAAGAAGCATATTGTTCAACAACCATGGCCTCATCTACAAGGATTACAGCTAGCGGATCCTAATTACAACAACTCGGGACCCATAGATCTCTTGCTAGGGGTCCGAGTATACGCTAGAATACTGCAAGCAGAACTAGTCAAAGGTCCACCAGGTACACCATGCGCACAAAAGACTGACCTGGGCTGGATTCTTTTTGGAGAGAGTGATAGCACATCACAAGAAGATTCTTACCTCGTCATGCACCATCAGGTCGATATAGAAGACACACTGAAGTCTCTATGGGAAATAGAAACAGACACCAAGAGAAAATATACCAAGGAAGAACAGCTATGTGAAGAAATCTATGAAAAAACAGTCACTCGAAACCAAGAAGGAAGATACATTGTGAAACTGCCATTTAAGACTGAGAATCCAAAAGTACTTGATGGTAATACAAAAGAGATAGCTACAAAGAGGTTCATGCAACTAGAAAGAAGATTTAAGCGTTCGCCGAACCTGAAAACAGAATACATAAAGGGTATTAATGATTACCTTGAAGAAGGACATCTAGAAGAAGTACCTGAAAAGGAAAAAGAAGATaaatcggtatacctaccacaaCACGCTGTAATTCGCGACGATAAAGAAACCACGCGCACACGTATTGTATTTGACGGCTCCTGCAAAGGATCAAACAACGTCTCATTAAATGATGAACTGATGATAGGCCCACAACTACAAGATGACTTAAGAAATCTTTTAATGAGATGGAGACTGAAACGAATTTGCTTCGTGGCAGATGTCCAGAAGATGTACCGCCAAATATTGGTAACAAAAGAGGACGCAAATTACCAACGCATTCTTTGGCGACAAGACGAGTCTGAAGAGTTAAAAGAGTACCGTATGCTTCGAGTCACTTTCGGTACCGCTCCAGCTCCATACTTAGCGGTCAAGACACTTCAGAAGATTGCTACTGATGAAGAAGAGAAACAACTaggtaaacaaacaaacaagtacaGCGAAGTGGCAATCAAAACAATAAAAGAAGACTTTTATATGGACGACATGCTGTCAGGGGCAGCAACCGCTGAGGAAGCGATTGCAATAGCTAAAGAAGTAACACGCATCCTGAAACAAGGCGGATTTCAACTCATGAAATGGTCCTCTAATAACATAGAATTTATGAAATCTATTGATGAAGATAAAAGATCAGCGAATGCACAGATAGAACTGAACCTTGATGGAACTATAAAGGCACTTGGAATTGCATGGAACCTTGGTGCAGATCAGTTTCAATACAACTTGTCACTATCACCAATGCCAAAGACGATAACTAAACGTGGGATACTATCAGATGTACAAAAGCTATTTGATCCACTAGGCTGGATCGCACCAAGCACTGTTATGGCGAAGATGCTGATGCAAAGGTTATGGCTTGAAAAAGTGTCTTGGGACGAATGTGTCAGTCCTGAGCTCGAAGAAGAATGGAAACAGATAAGAGATGATTTTGAAAATGTCAAAGATATAAAGATGGATAGATGGCTTGGCACAACAGACTCGGAAGAAGAAAAGATACAGATACACGGATTTAGCGACGCATCTATGCGAGCATACGCTGCCGTCGTATATATAAGAGTTGAAAGCGAGAACAAAATAACAACCAAAATCATCGCTGCACGAACGAGAATAGCACCTTTGAAAACTATCTCCCTCCCGCGCTTAGAATTATGTGGCGCGTTACTCCTGTCTAAACTCATGAAACAAATTGGACAAGCGATGAGAATACCAACAACAAACATGTTCGCATGGACCGACTCTTCGATAGTAATCGCTTGGCTTTGTGGAGAACCCAATAGATGGAAACCGTTTGTAGCCAACCGCGTTGTAGAAATCGTTGAGAACCTAAACAACAAACACTGGTACCATGTGCAATCTAAAGATAATCCTGCAGATATCGCTTCAAGAGGGATGAAGCTGACCACACTTAAGAACTGTGATCTGTGGTGGCACGGCCCGAGCTGGTTAtctgaaaaagaaataaatattagtaaacaAGAAGATTTTACAACAGAtgaagaaataaaggtacagaaAATTCAAACTTACCTGAATATTGAAGACCTGGAAAGACAAGAAAAGGCACTGAGTACACAATTTGGAGATTTTGATAACCTAACTGAACTACTTAAAGGTATTGTCTATTGCCTAAGATTCTTAAACTGCAAGAAAGATCCAGATGGCATTGATAAGGATATTACTACAATGGAATTACAAAACGCCATGAATATTTGCATAAAAAAGGTACAGCAAGAAGAGTATCAACAAAGACCTAAATGGCTGAAAAAAGAGAAAGAGTTTAAAATAGGAGATCTAGTGCTTATCAAAACTGATAACTTACCTCCAGGCAAATGGTCACTGGGCCGCATCGTGGACAAACATCCTGCTGAAGACGGTTTTACTAGAGTGTACAGTGTCAAATCTGGTAGTGCTATAGTGAAACgatctatatctaaattatGTGCGTTGCCCGTAGATACTGAAACTTTGTAA